The Pogoniulus pusillus isolate bPogPus1 chromosome 21, bPogPus1.pri, whole genome shotgun sequence genomic interval catggtgaagaacttcttcctaacatccattctgagtctacccatttctagctttgttccattccccctagtcctatctctaactgacaccctaaaaagtccctccccagctttcttctaagcccttttaagatactgaaaggtcacattaatgtcacctcagagccttcccttctccagtaCTACCTGAGACACAAAACTCAGCCTGAATTTAATATTAACTGAACATGAAAATGATCTTTGCAGGATCTTCAGCCTATTTTTTAGACAAAAGAGCACATAAATAGGTATGGAAATGCTTCAGATGTTCTAACTCTATCCAGCTCTGTTGCGTGTGCAGGGAACTTTAGCTTCTGCAAGCTTGAGGCCTTTGAATATTAATAGCTTGACATTTTGATCAGGAGGCTAGGGCTTCTGAGAGGATTCTTTTTGCAGTTTGCACCAGGAAAAGCTTGTTTGAAACAATCACTGTGCCCCAGATTTCTTTGTGTCATTATTGTCCAAACCCATGGATCATTCCAGTTGGCATTTAAAGCAAGAAGCACGAAATGTAACAGATAATGGTGTGGTGCTGGTCAGAGAAGCCAGAGTAAGTTCAACAAATGCAGGCTTTTTGAGGAACCTGCTGATGTGAATTTCATGCATCATTCAGGAGCAGTAAACACTAAAAGGTCATGGTAAGAatataagaaaaaaacccatgtgATCTGAATTTCTAAGATTCCAGTGTTGTTGGTAATAGCAATGTCAAATAACTGAGCATGCTTAAAGCCAGATGTGTAGTTGGACCATAATTGGctgtgcttttttccccccctttgctGTTTATTTCCTTTAAAATGCCCTGGTGTTAGTCTGTGAATGGTACCTTGAGCCACTGCACCATACTTGTGTTTTCTCAGAGTTATTCCTTTGAGTTTGTTACTCACCATTCAGACTGTAACATACCAACTGGCTGAGTACAACTAGGATAAAattaagctggtgaaaggcctggaacacaaaccctatgaggagaggctgagggagctgggggtgtgcagcctgcagaagaggaggctcagggctgacctcattgctgtctacaactacctgaagggaggctgtagccaggtggggttggcctcttctgccagacaactagcaacagaacaaggggacacagtctcaggttgtgctgtgggaggtctaggctggatgttgttaggaagttgttgtcagagagagtgattggcattggaatgggctgctcagggaggtggtggagtcaccatccctggaagtattgaagcaaagcctggctgaggcactcagtgccatggtctggttgactggacagggctgggtgctaggttggactggatgatcatggagatcttctccagcctggttgattctatgatgctatgatgctatctgaaggggacctacaggaagtctgtagaggaactatttacaaggtcttgtaatgataggacaaggagtaactggtttaaactggaaaaggggagatttaaactagatgttaggaaagggctctttacagtgaggttggtgagacactggcagaggttgcccagggaggttattacAGCTCCCCCTCTGGATGtgctcaagggcaggttggatgaggccttgaatgacctgttatagtgggaggtgtccctgcctatggcagggagttggaaatggataatccctgaggtcccttccaacctaaacctttctatgattctgtgataagtaTTGACTTACAAAAATTATCTCCTGACtcgtggggctagctacagattcagacagtacccaaatgctttaaGGGAATTCTGctactgtcttgtcagctgctgaggcatctgattcttcccaggcttcacagggtgctggggaaacgAGACAAactatctctgacctggtcctgatttctctggatgatctgtgcatCTCCAGGGCTTCCCATCTTGGtgggagactttcaggtgtaggcaggatgtcttgcaatgtgcagtggcagcacaggtgtcacactggctatgcaggccaataacatggaggcatttggagcctgttcctgttaaacttgaggcagtggagttgcAAGGCAAAGAAAGAATCAGATTTGTTATTTTGTGGCTTATGGCTTAGCATAGCGTGATGCTGCAGAAGACAGTTAAGGCAGTGAGGCATaccactgccagaagcagagagtaaGAGtggcaggcaacagcaggcaagcacgaatacaacagcagagcacattgtgttacctgctcatctctttttatcaatgggcaaatcagaatggcagttatccaagcttgaccacattaggtgaagccataggcttgcatTTCCCAAATTCAGGAAGAACATTggccttgcatgaggcagacacaagctaagcatgtgtaccttgtttaccacaggaacAAAAGAAGTCTGAGCAAGGCAGAgcccttagactcagtggctccgggttctttgtcctcttttccaCAGTTGCTTCCAtatctggatgttaggaggaagttcttcacagagaaagtgatttgccattggaatgggctgcccagggaggtggtggggtcactgtccctggaggtgttcaagaaaagcctggatgaggcatttggtgccatgatctagacgactggatagggctgggtgctaggttggactggctgagcttggaggtctcttccaacctggttgattctatgattcagaaggaggaagaacagaaaaacacgtctgggcaagccaggacatgtttggCCTGTTTAAACCTACCATGACAGAGGCACAACTCTACCTCCATGCACTACATCCTTTGCAAGGCCTTATGTTACTTAAATAAGGACCACTTCTAATGTGGGGATTCTCAGGAGCTCCTCATCTTGGTCCTTCTTCAGACTCCGTGCAGGTGTATAGTATGGTTCTCTTTGCCCAGAGGACTACTGAAGTTGTGATTTAGACACTGTCAATACTGGGTGGCAACAGGGGTGAACTGTCAGATGTGGCTGCAGTTCAGCTTCCATGTAGAGGCAATCAGTAGCTTAGTGGCCCAGGGATACTGATGGCTCACATTAATGAAGCTTCAATGTCAAATTCTACCTGGGGAGAGTCAGTTTATGCTGGCAGAGACAGAGGTCTGCAAGTGAAAAAGCAGGGCAGGCTTTGCTTAATGTTTTTTTAACAACTGTTTTATTGCAGATATGATTCTCCTTCTTTGTAACAGAGTAGAGAAGTATCTGCTTGAGAATCCCTGCTTGAAAGCACtagctggtttttttttgtctgaggCTCTGAGTCCCAATCCATTTGATTGTCAGCTATAAACCTGAGTTTTATTCTCCAGCACAGCAGTAAGTTTAGTCCAACTACACTTTTCATTGTTGCAATACAAACAGACTGAGTCTGAAGTACTGCTGTGTCGTGGAGGAGGATTCCCAGTACCTACCCCTATTTGGTgtaggggagaaattaattaatgtgagagaaCATTTATAAAAACATATTCATTAAGctccaatattttcaactctctccacccccaaccactgaactttagtattaaattgttctttacatgattatgaagacattatgggaatatctatctacagaaacttattaataactagcaaacattcaaactattaacagagagagaattTTCCCCCCTGCCTGGGGTCTCACACTAtttgctgagctgaaagctgctctctgctttatggcagaggtaatagaaattacagaggcatctactcacaattcttatcaatcaccctccggggctgcatcactgtgcctaatgtccaattcctcagggtctctgcctgtggactttgaggctgtgtgctagtttgaagaagggtagaatgttttggtgagagaaagcagataattggctgtgaaaggaaaacaatggttgtgtctccttccctcacagtctcgctgagaggtatgggaacaagaaagtaaacattagataacactttttcaccatcttctctctctgcttttggcttcagactgagctacatctccctaacctcactgccactaaccttgctccttaacctcttggctgaacctctttttcttcctaggatttggggtaaggttgagaggggcagggggaaggtgtaggggtggttgagagcccctcctgggcactcaggtttctgggagcggagttgtgcttctgtattgtttttaccttgtatatttttgtatatttctgtatatactgtaaatagctgcttgtatattgtgctagctgtaagtaaatagcttcatttgtattcccagagcccagctgagttagctggggttctttctaaagtgtgggggggcagggaacagccAAGCCACCacaggctggaatcctccggcatcaggggaaatggcagcctGACTTtatgctgctggatcctgctagctgctctctgcaggggcacacaggcaggatctcaggtgcagaggcaggattctgtgcagtctgagcatgggtctaacactggctcctcaggccgatctaatgcagacaagtggctctgctcccagcagcccgTTGCAATGTGCACCCCAGGCACTCAtgcaaaggcaggcataaagctgcaaggaagtatcacagtatcacagtatcatcagggttggaagagacctcacagatcatcaagtccaaccctttaccacagagctcaaggccagaccatggcaccaagtgccacgtccaatcctgccttgaacagctccagggacggcgactccaccacctccccgggcagcccattccagtgtccaatgactctctcagggaagaactttctcctcacctccagcctaaatctcccctggtgcagcctgaggctgtgtcctctcattctggtgctggccacctgagagaagagagcaacctcctcctggccacaacctcccctcaggtagttgtagacagcaataaggtctcccctgagcctcctcttctccaggctaaccaatcccagctccctcagcctctcctcgtagggctgtgctcaaggcctctccccagcctcgtcgcccttctctggacacgctcaagcatctcaatgtccctcctaaactggggggcccagaactgaacacaatactcaaggtgtggtctaagcagtgcagagtacaggggcagaatgacctccctgctcctgctggccacaccattcctgatgcaggccaggatgccactggctctcttggccacctgggcacactgctggctcatgttcaggtgggtatcaatcagcacccccagatccctctctgtctggctgctctcagccactctgaccccagcctgtatctctgcatggggttgttgtggccaaagtgcagcactctgcacttggagctattacactagtacacaggcaggcaagcaagcacgtGGCAGAGCCCCAAgtgatgtggggcaggctgcgcacgagcctgtgcacccctgttTATCAAACGTGGGCCAAGACTTAATggcctcattggccactcgaatgaccaatcaggttggcagtcagccaaaccttaccataataggtcgaacccacaggcctggactccaaatatgggaatcacctggggccagcagcaggcaggcacgagctgggcgtgtggggacttacacagtCAGGTCTCCCTTTGTtcttgtttacccctggtgcaggcagagacatttccaggcataaataagcctgcttttgggcctacaggccctccacaacatgtTGACAGTGTGTGTACAAAATGTAAGGATAAAGACAACGATGCAAACAAAGACTAAGGATGACAACAATGCAAAGAAAGCTGAAGGAAGGCACAGAGTGGTGTTGGAGTAGCATTTTACTGCTGCCACAATTCGTCCTGTCTGTTTGAAACAGCCATTAATTGCCAAAAATGCCACtttcttgtttcattttttaCCTTCTAAATAGTTTGTGCAATTAatccctctcttctttttttccagccCACCTAAACCAGCAGTGTTCATCTCTGGAGTCGTTGCTCGGGTAAGATTATCAGTACATTTCTTTCAGTCATAGATAAGTTGatgtgctgggcccagtcttgttcaatatctttattgatgacctggacaaggggattgagtccagcatcagtaagtttgcagatgacaccaagctaggagcaggtgtggagctgttggaaggtaggagagtcctgcagagggacctgcacaggctggatgggtgggcagaggccaatgggatgagattgaacaaggccaagtgcagggttctgcactttggccacaacaaccccaagcagcactacaggctggggactgagtggctgagagcagccaggaggaaagggacctagcggtactgatagatagtaagctgaagatgaggcagcagtgtgcccaggtggccaagagagccaatggcatcctggcctgcatcaggagcagtgtggccagcaggacaagggaggttattgttcccctgtactcagcactgctcaggccacaccttgagtgctgtgtccagttctgggctcctcaattcaagaaggatgttgaggtgctggaacatgtccagagaagggcaacaaagctggtgaggggcctggagcacaaatcctatgaggagaggctgagggagctgggggtgtgcagcctggagaagaggaggctcagggatgatcttattactgtctacaactacctgaaagcacattgtagccaggtggggggtggtcttttctcccaggcaagcagcaacagaacaaggggacacagtctcaagttgtgccggggtaggtctaggctggatgttaggaggaagttgttggcagagagagtgattggcattggaatgggctgcccagggaggtggtggaggcactgtccctggaggtcttcaagaaaagactggatgaggcacttagtgccatggtctggttgactggatagggctgggtgataggttggactggatcttggaggtctcttccaacctggttgattctatgattctatgctgtgtGGATCTCTCTTATTGGACATTGCCTGCAgcgtcagaaggctgctcctgcagaggaatccagtaagggatcattgccaaatgcctatctcacctctgtgaatAAGCTGTTCCcttcatcttctgctcagcctgattgatagtgaggtaaagctgtgcatatagcttagccttttccatttcctgcctTCCTAAATATCTACATTTATCTAGAATATCCTTTTTGCTTGGGAAGATATTCCCaagcaaactgaatctgctaataaaCTAAATTAATGTTGTATCTAGTCCTTTTTTGGGGGAAAATATtcccaatcaaactgaatctgctaataaaCTAAATCAATTCAGTATatagtcctttttttttgggaaGATATtcccaatcaaactgaatctgctaataaaCTAAATTAATGTTGTATCTAGTCCTTTTTTGGGGGAAAATATTccaaatcaaactgaatctgctaataaaCTAAATTAATGTAGTATCTAGTCCTTTTTTGGGGGAAGATATTCCCagtcaaactgaatctgctaataaactaaattaattcagtatatagtcctttttttttgggaaGATATtcccaatcaaactgaatctgctaataaaCTAAATTAATGTTGTATCTAGTCCTTTTTTGGGGGAAAATATTccaaatcaaactgaatctgctaataaaCTAAATTAATATAGTATCTAGTCCTTTTTTGGGGGAAGATATTCCCagtcaaactgaatctgctaataaaCTAAATCAATTCAGTATatagtcctttttttttgggaaGATATtcccaatcaaactgaatctgctaataaactaaattaattttgcATCTAGTCCTTTTTTGGGGGAAGATATtcccaatcaaactgaatctgctaataaaCTAAGTTAATTTTGCATATAGTTTTGggacaggaaaataaaacaattcttttttttatatatatatttcttgactcagccacattaattccctgcctccacgacaGCCAAGGTGCTATACTTATCCTCAGTAAGCTGTCAGCTAAAGGTTTATTTATTCATCTGTGGAAAGCAAAATGGTTCTGTCATTTTCTCAGACCTTGTAGCTCACAAATGTGTCAGAATTTCTCCTCTGTGTAATAAGCAAAGCCCTAACATTGCTTGCTTAAACTCAGAGTAATTCTTCAATTATATTTTCTAGTTTCCTGGTATGTAAAAGTTCTCATCAGTGTCAAGCAGAGGTTTGTATACTGTCACCTGTcctgtttaatgtctttattAGGCAGAAGGCTGCTCATCAGGTTTGCAAATGACACTGAATTGAAAAGAACATGTCCTGGGTTAGGCTGGATCCttcccctggtagaataaactcaccacagcaCAGATTTGTTTGGcaagtcagggaaaaatgagattgtatttcttacagtttaaatataacagtgtaAGGtggaaataaactactagagaaatataataacctcagcaaagatggggaagggatcaagcggcggcaaagcagcaaaagcagcagcagccaaaacagcagtgggggaagatagcagcaagcacagctgaagcggcagaagcagcaaggggaaggtccaagctgtgcttccagacataaagctcttggtgctccaatgaaatgatattaacttagccattgttgccattatatggcctggccctagaatgttcacctctccctgATGCAGAATTAGCTGCTTGCTTGCCTGTGGGAAACGTGGTCAAGGCcctcacagatcagtgtgatcaaaggcaatgccacatggactgtgaattatgccagagacctttgtTGGTCATTTGCTCTCAATATATCCCCTCAGGGCCACAAGGCACACGCCCACACAtcagcataattagtcaaggacaacccactccatcagcataaaccacgccttgtttccctcattaacgaggtgtctgttatctatccctattgagataaggtagccagcagctggtgggaaccaagggcagcatctgcctgttattatccttcttcacttcgttcccacagctcttcttcGCGTTGCCTTCCCACATCCCCCCTatatctgagctagaaatccagGTCAAACAGCCACAGAGCAGTTAATAACTTTGATGGCAGGGCTACTCgaaggcacctggacaggctggaagaacGGCAGGCAGGACACAAGCTAACCACATGGAAGACAGCAAGAAAGGAAACAGcatcattggaatgggctgcccagggaggtggtggagacaccgtccctggggtcttcaagaaaagactggatgaggcacttagtgccatggtctggttgattggatagggcagggtgataggttggactggatgatcttggaggtctcttccaacctggttgattctattctatgattctatgcatgaACAGGAAAGTAGCTGGTAGATCAAAGGAAGGGATTGTCCCACTCTGTCCAGCACACTTTAGACCACATATGGAATAGTTCATCGAGTTTTCAGCACCCCAGTGTATGAAAGGTGTTAATAAACCAGGGTAAGTTTGCTTGAGGGTCACCAaggtggtcagagggctggagcacatgcCATAGGAGGAGAGGCCAAGGAAACAGGGTTTGTTTAGCATGGACAAGAGATGGCTACAGCAGCCTTCCCACATCTGTCATGAAGTTATCAAGAAGATGGATCCATGCTGTTTGGAGTGGTGAGTGGCAGGCACACAAGAGACAACAGATGCAAACTGAAACGGAAGGGCTTGAGTAGACATTAATAAACCCCTTCTCCACTGTGAGGACATTTaggcaggagagcaggttgTGTGCAGAGGTTATTCAGTACTTACATGTTTTCAAGACCAGACTGGATAAAAATcttgagtatcacagtatcaccaaggttggaagagacctcatagatcatcaagtccaaccctttaccacagagctcaaggctagaccatggcaccaagtgccacgtccagtcctgccttgaacagctccagggacggcgactccaccacctccccgggcagcccattccagtgtccaatgactctctcagggaagaactttctcctcacctccagcctaaatctcccctggcatagcctgaggctgtgtcctcttgttctggtgctggccacctgagagaagagagcaacctcctcctggccacaacctcccctcaggtagttgtagacagcaataaggtctgccctgagcctcctcttctccaggctaaccaatcccagctccctcagcctctcctcgtagggctgtgctcaaggcctctccccagcctcgttgcccttctctggacacactcaagcatctcaatgtccctcctaaactggggggcccagaactgaacacagcactcaaggtgtggtctaagcagtgcagagtacaggggcagaatgacctccctgctcctgctggccatactgtgTAACTTACTCATGAAATAGTCTCCACTCTCTGTTTGCTTTGTGAAGAGCATCTGACCATACACAGCTGGTTCTCAAAGTATGTCTAGTTGGAAGGGGTGAAACTGGGGTAAGAAATGTTGGAAGGTGGCTAAAAGAATGGCCAGATTAGATGTGTACAGGGGAACTTCAGAGTAACATGCCACACTGCTTTCCATCTGTTTTCCACATCTTTGCAAGCTTACAACCACTGAACTGGGAAGTACCCATCCAAGAGTTCTTAACATTGTCCTGGTGTATTCTCTGAACAGGGTGACAAGGActtccctccagctgcagctcaggtggCTCACCAGAAACCACATCCTTCCGTGGAAAAGCTTCCTCACCCACATGTCAAACAGCACATCCACCAACCTCGCAAGTGAGCTCCCCAGCAAAGTCTCAGCCAAACTGCCACCAGTGACTACGTTTTCAAGAGAAGATGAAAGGCCTTTAGGGTTCACACTGTCAAATCAGTAAAACTGATCTCTAAAATAGTATGTGATTTCCTTCCCTTTAATTCTCAAAGGTTAATAAGAATGAAGACATTGTTCAGTTGCTATCCCAGATGAAATATTCTCTCTTAAGTGTTTCCTGatcaggggggggggggtttaatgagattttcttctttccaagATAAAACTTTAGTATCAATTATATGATTTATGAGCTTAAAACTTGTACTTTTACTTGTGGCATTGCAATAGCAGATAGTTAATGTTGCTTTTATGTTAAGCTGGTAAGGAAGAGCAGCCTTTTTGCACCGGTACCTTTGTTATCTGGAGGGAGTTTGTTGTGTGTTTTGAGACAGAAATCTGTGCTTGTCTCCATTAtagagaaccctttcagtcttcAGTATCCTGCAGTGTTAAACCTTAGTGATTGTGCCCTCTTATGTCAACTAATGAGGTGAAACAATGCCCCAAAACATTCTCAAGTGGGTGGAAATGTAGCTGATTCTtctttgcagccctttgcactCACAGAGTCTTGCTGTGGTTCTACCCATTTGAAGGTCTGTGGGtatggagaaagaaaacaaattggAGTATCAGAACAATGCTGCTGTAGGCAAGTAGTTTTTGATCTCATGGATCTCACTAGGGACTGTATTTTTATGTGGTGATAATTTCATGGTTCCAGTGACAAGCTGATGGAGATCAGGACCCTCCAGAACTGAACTTAAAATAAACAGGCCAAAAAtatggtttggggtttcttttgtttggttgttttcttttaatttacaGTTTAAGatctcaggctcacaggatgttaggggttggaagggacccaagaagatcattgagtccaacccctctgccacagcaggaccacacaatctaacacagatcacagaggaacacatccagacaggccttggaagactccagagaaggagactccacaacctctctgggcagcctgtgccagtgctctgggacccttgccgtcaagaagttcccccttgtgttgaggcagaacctcttttgctgcaatttgcacccgttgctccttgtcctatctcagggagcagtgagcagagcctgtgcccccacttctggccagccctcaggtatttataaacactgtttGAAATGAAGAGATAGCTTTAATTAGTGTGTTTGTCTTTGTGACATAACACATTTTCCCCTAGTCATTTTATTACAAATAAGGACAGTAGGTGATGCAAGGGAATACAAAAGTTACCTTTCAAATAGAGCAATCAGATTAGTTTTGGCCAGAATTAAATCTTTTGATCACACAGTTCAAAATCACCTGGCTCTGTTTTTCatgcaaagcttggatgaggcacttagtgccatggtctgattgactgaatagggctgggtgctaggttggactggatgatcttggaggtctcttccaacctggttgagtctatgattcttctgcAACTCATCTCTGTGAAACCCTGGACAATATTTTTCTTAACCAATCTACCTACCATTTAAAAGTATGCCTCTGTTTTTAACTATGAATACAGTGCAGCATTTAGTATCCTCTAGGTTTGTAAAACTCAAGACTAATGTCCAAAAAAGTGGGTGCTAGAGCTGGCACTGCAAACACTCCCCTGGCAAGTTAAAGTTTGGGGTCAGTTGTGGCTTCATTCTGTTCAGATAGTACAGAAAAGCAGTGAGGAGGGCTTTAAAAACATCACATTAATTTCTGCAGATGAAATAATTATTCTCAGAGTAGCTGACTTAAAACaacagggggggggggggggaaatcacaTGAAATGTGGCTCGTTTCACAAGTAGAATAACAGCTCACTTCATGTGAATGAGAGGGTCCTGCTATTTCCACCTTTTCATGGgcatgaaatgaaaacaatcttTTGCAAAGCATATGCATGGATCTATCTATTCTACACTGAAGAAGGGAGGTACAATCTGTATAAGCAGCTCTTAGGTTAATTACCCAACCATTCTTGCCTTAAGGAACAAGTGTTGTTTGTAAGAGTTATTCTGTATTAGAATAT includes:
- the DAP gene encoding death-associated protein 1: MSSPPKEKAETRAGHPPAVKAGGMRIVQKHPHNSDAKEEKDKDDQDWETSIPPKPAVFISGVVARGDKDFPPAAAQVAHQKPHPSVEKLPHPHVKQHIHQPRK